Proteins encoded together in one Sylvia atricapilla isolate bSylAtr1 chromosome 2, bSylAtr1.pri, whole genome shotgun sequence window:
- the LOC136357962 gene encoding interleukin-1 receptor type 1-like isoform X2, with protein sequence MEKTSGLQQNMTSIFLLIGHLIVLIPVFSAEKCVICDYFVLVGEPIAITCPIITLPVLHSDYNLTWYKNGSATPVTTERDARIHQREGMLWFIPAMLEDSGLYECNVRSLNHSNKKTINLTVFKNNNGLCFNGKMKFEQKVMNTNTGKIICPDLEQFKDEDNNQPEVHWYKECKPGFLEDKRLLLAEGENAVLIRNVTVQDRGNYTCRMVYTYMGKQYNVSRTISLEVKEKPLQMQPEFIYPRNNTIEVELGSHVVMECNISSGINGLIPFWQVNDDDVDIFDKTYREQFYEEGLPHGLAVSGTKFNISKVKVKDYAYKFFCHFMYGSQQFTAYIKLEYPARNIQGYLIGGGVSLVFLVFFTLFIYKIFKIDIVLCYRDSCHPFLGKNVSDEKIYDAYVLYPKNRESCLYSSDIFALKILPEVLERQCGYNLFILGRDDLPGEAVISVADEKLRQSRRVIIVLVPEPSCYSILENESEKQLAMHSALIQDGIKVILIELEKIQDYATMPESIRYIKQKHGAIRWKGDFSERSHSASTRFWKKVRYHMPSRKSGSLSGLHLLTKDLNLP encoded by the exons ATGGAAAAAACTTCCGGTTTGCAGCAAAATATGACATCTATATTTTTGCTCATTGGTCATCTCATTGTACTGATACCTGTCTTCAGTGCTG aaaagtGTGTTATTTGTGATTACTTTGTGCTTGTTGGAGAGCCTATAGCTATTACTTGCCCAATAATTACATTGCCAGTGCTTCACTCTGATTACAATTTGACGTGGTATAAAAATGGTAGTGCTACACCAGTGACCACAGAGAGAGATGCCAGGATCCACCAGCGAGAGGGCATGCTTTGGTTTATTCCTGCAATGCTGGAAGATTCTGGACTTTATGAATGCAATGTAAG GAGCCTTAACCACTCTAACAAAAAAACTATAAACTTAACAGTTTTTAAGAACAATAATGGTTTgtgttttaatggaaaaatgaagtttgaaCAAAAAGTGATGAACACGAATACTGGAAAAATTATATGTCCTGATCTAGAACAATTTAAAGATGAAGACAATAATCAGCCTGAAGTGCATTGGTATAAG GAGTGTAAACCTGGATTTCTTGAAGACAAGCGACTTCTTTTGGCAGAGGGTGAAAATGCTGTCTTGATTCGTAATGTAACTGTGCAAGACAGAGGGAACTACACGTGCCGTATGGTATACACCTATATGGGAAAGCAATATAATGTTTCAAGAACCATAAGTCTGGAGGTTAAAG AAAAACCACTGCAGATGCAACCAGAGTTTATTTATCCAAGGAACAATACAATTGAAGTAGAACTTG GCTCTCATGTAGTTATGGAATGTAACATATCAAGTGGCATAAATGGCTTGATTCCATTCTGGCAAGTTAATGATGATGATGTTGATATCTTTGATAAAACCTACAGGGAACAGTTTTATGA AGAAGGGTTGCCTCATGGACTTGCTGTATCTGGAACAAAATTTAACATTTCAAAAGTGAAAGTAAAGGACTATGCTTATAAATTCTTCTGCCACTTCATGTATGGTTCTCAACAATTTACAGCCTACATCAAATTGGAATACCCAG CTCGAAACATCCAGGGATACTTAATTGGAGGAGGTGTTTCCTTggtatttttagtattttttacCCTCTTTATCTACAAGATCTTCAAAATTGATATTGTGCTGTGTTATCGGGACTCCTGCCAtcctttcctggggaaaaacg TTTCAGATGAGAAGATCTATGATGCTTATGTTCTGTATCCAAAGAACAGAGAAAGCTGCTTGTATTCATCAGATATTTTTGCTCTGAAGATACTGCCTGAGGTCTTAGAAAGACAGTGTGGATATAACCTCTTCATACTTGGGAGAGATGATTTACCAGGAGAAG CTGTGATAAGCGTGGCTGATGAAAAACTACGTCAAAGTAGGAGAGTGATAATTGTTTTAGTACCAGAGCCCTCCTGTTACAGCATTCTGGAAAATGAGTCTGAAAAGCAGCTAGCCATGCATAGTGCTCTTATCCAAGATGGAATTAAAGTAATTCTCATTGAACTTGAAAAAATACAAGATTATGCAACCATGCCAGAATCCATCAGATATATTAAGCAAAAGCATGGGGCTATCCGATGGAAAGGGGACTTCTCAGAAAGGTCCCACTCAGCAAGTACCAGATTCTGGAAGAAAGTGCGCTACCACATGCCATCCAGAAAAAGTGGCTCTTTATCAGGATTGCATTTGTTAACAAAAGACTTGAATTTGCCTTAA
- the LOC136357961 gene encoding interleukin-1 receptor type 1-like isoform X2, with protein sequence MIKLHRSIECSRCGQNGCEKGKIWLCIMAECEKCEAYDVMLGQSLVPDGQPLAIKCSLEKSWKSGEYNLTWYKVGNQTAVPRDKLSRVHQQKNLIWFLPAMLEDSGDYECVIRNLTSGKKMSTKVTVFERIDGLCLNEKFAVVERISTSSSAKVVCPHLDYFRKEKNIQPVHWYKDCQLLEGKRFALSNSDLIVFNVTVQDGGNYTCETTYTYNGKQYNISRDVRLIVGVTPPNKPPEITYPRNNSIEVELGSEVTVDCNTTGAGDFEVYWTGKDVHNDVYYMNRIFTSSYEEETSYDGRPMHSVKLIISEVSSEDYEQPFVCQASNAFGEVASYIILKRRVLDIRRWLTGGLVSLLILTFVTLIIYKIFKIDLVLWYRSSVCALTSKEDGKIYDAYVLHTKSSEGRSMCCLETFVCRMLPDVLEEQCGYNLFILGRDDLPGEAVVSVADEALKQSRRLMIILGSETSRCCLLEDTSEQQLAMYNALIRDGIQVILIEMGEIQDYTSMPESIRYIKQKHGAIQWKGDFSEKSYSANTRFWKNVRYQMPSRKKVPYSEVHLLPLTSNSSATQGS encoded by the exons ATGATAAAGCTCCACAGGTCGATTGAGTGCTCAAGATGTGGACAGAATGGCTGCgaaaagggaaaaatttggCTGTGTATCATGGCAGAATGTG AGAAATGCGAAGCCTATGATGTGATGTTGGGGCAAAGTCTTGTGCCTGATGGGCAGCCTCTTGCTATTAAATGTTCActggaaaagagctggaaaagtgGAGAGTACAACTTAACGTGGTATAAAGTTGGTAACCAGACAGCTGTGCCTAGAGACAAATTGTCTAGAGTTCATCAGCAGAAGaatttaatttggtttcttCCTGCAATGTTAGAAGATTCTGGAGATTATGAATGTGTCATAAG GAATTTGACAAGTGGCAAGAAAATGTCTACAAAAGTAACCGTATTTGAGAGGATCGATGGTTTGtgcttaaatgaaaaatttgctGTAGTGGAGAGGATATCCACATCATCTTCTGCAAAGGTCGTGTGTCCCCACTTGGATTAtttcaggaaagagaagaatatTCAGCCTGTTCATTGGTATAAG GACTGCCAactgctggaaggaaaaaggtTTGCCCTTTCAAACAGTGACCTTATAGTTTTCAATGTGACCGTACAGGATGGAGGGAACTATACATGTGAAACAACATATACCTACAATGGGAAACAATATAACATTTCACGAGATGTCAGGCTGATTGTAGGAG TGACCCCACCAAACAAACCTCCAGAAATAACTTACCCAAGAAACAACTCCATTGAAGTGGAACTCG GCTCAGAGGTTACTGTGGATTGCAATACAACAGGTGCTGGTGATTTTGAGGTGTACTGGACAGGCAAAGATGTGCATAATGATGTATATTATATGAACAGAATTTTTACAAGTTCCTATGA GGAAGAAACTTCTTACGATGGGCGCCCAATGCATTCTGTGAAGTTAATAATTTCAGAAGTGAGCAGTGAAGATTATGAACAGCCTTTTGTCTGTCAAGCTTCCAATGCCTTTGGGGAAGTTGCATCCTATATTATATTAAAACGCAGAG TTCTTGACATACGAAGATGGCTGACTGGAGGGCTTGTCTCTTTGTTAATTTTAACGTTTGTTACTTTAATAATCTACAAGATTTTCAAGATTGATTTGGTGCTTTGGTACCGTAGTTCTGTCTGTGCCCTTACAAGTAAGGAAG aTGGGAAAATCTATGATGCATATGTCCTGCACACAAAAAGCAGTGAGGGCAGAAGTATGTGTTGTCTGGAAACCTTTGTTTGTAGGATGCTCCCAGATGTTTTAGAAGAACAGTGTGGATATAACCTTTTCATATTAGGAAGGGATGATTTACCAGGAGAAG CTGTGGTCAGTGTTGCTGATGAAGCCCTTAAACAAAGCAGAAGACTGATGATTATTCTGGGATCAGAGACATCTAGGTGCTGCCTGTTAGAAGACACCTCTGAGCAACAACTAGCTATGTATAATGCTCTCATCCGTGATGGAATTCAAGTGATTCTTATAGAAATGGGTGAAATACAGGACTACACAAGCATGCCAGAATCAATCAGATACATTAAGCAAAAACATGGAGCTATTCAATGGAAGGGGGACTTCTCAGAGAAATCTTATTCAGCAAACACAAGATTCTGGAAAAATGTGCGCTATCAAATGCCATCCAGGAAAAAGGTACCTTATTCTGAAGTGCATTTGTTGCCCCTAACTTCAAACAGTTCTGCAACACAGGGAAGTTAA
- the LOC136357961 gene encoding interleukin-1 receptor type 1-like isoform X1 produces the protein MAAKREKFGCVSWQNVGNMTAKTLFSCNIATAFLSLIIAKKCEAYDVMLGQSLVPDGQPLAIKCSLEKSWKSGEYNLTWYKVGNQTAVPRDKLSRVHQQKNLIWFLPAMLEDSGDYECVIRNLTSGKKMSTKVTVFERIDGLCLNEKFAVVERISTSSSAKVVCPHLDYFRKEKNIQPVHWYKDCQLLEGKRFALSNSDLIVFNVTVQDGGNYTCETTYTYNGKQYNISRDVRLIVGVTPPNKPPEITYPRNNSIEVELGSEVTVDCNTTGAGDFEVYWTGKDVHNDVYYMNRIFTSSYEEETSYDGRPMHSVKLIISEVSSEDYEQPFVCQASNAFGEVASYIILKRRVLDIRRWLTGGLVSLLILTFVTLIIYKIFKIDLVLWYRSSVCALTSKEDGKIYDAYVLHTKSSEGRSMCCLETFVCRMLPDVLEEQCGYNLFILGRDDLPGEAVVSVADEALKQSRRLMIILGSETSRCCLLEDTSEQQLAMYNALIRDGIQVILIEMGEIQDYTSMPESIRYIKQKHGAIQWKGDFSEKSYSANTRFWKNVRYQMPSRKKVPYSEVHLLPLTSNSSATQGS, from the exons ATGGCTGCgaaaagggaaaaatttggCTGTGTATCATGGCAGAATGTG GGAAACATGACAGCAAAAACACTGTTCTCATGTAACATTGCAACAGCATTTCTGTCTTTAATTATTGCAA AGAAATGCGAAGCCTATGATGTGATGTTGGGGCAAAGTCTTGTGCCTGATGGGCAGCCTCTTGCTATTAAATGTTCActggaaaagagctggaaaagtgGAGAGTACAACTTAACGTGGTATAAAGTTGGTAACCAGACAGCTGTGCCTAGAGACAAATTGTCTAGAGTTCATCAGCAGAAGaatttaatttggtttcttCCTGCAATGTTAGAAGATTCTGGAGATTATGAATGTGTCATAAG GAATTTGACAAGTGGCAAGAAAATGTCTACAAAAGTAACCGTATTTGAGAGGATCGATGGTTTGtgcttaaatgaaaaatttgctGTAGTGGAGAGGATATCCACATCATCTTCTGCAAAGGTCGTGTGTCCCCACTTGGATTAtttcaggaaagagaagaatatTCAGCCTGTTCATTGGTATAAG GACTGCCAactgctggaaggaaaaaggtTTGCCCTTTCAAACAGTGACCTTATAGTTTTCAATGTGACCGTACAGGATGGAGGGAACTATACATGTGAAACAACATATACCTACAATGGGAAACAATATAACATTTCACGAGATGTCAGGCTGATTGTAGGAG TGACCCCACCAAACAAACCTCCAGAAATAACTTACCCAAGAAACAACTCCATTGAAGTGGAACTCG GCTCAGAGGTTACTGTGGATTGCAATACAACAGGTGCTGGTGATTTTGAGGTGTACTGGACAGGCAAAGATGTGCATAATGATGTATATTATATGAACAGAATTTTTACAAGTTCCTATGA GGAAGAAACTTCTTACGATGGGCGCCCAATGCATTCTGTGAAGTTAATAATTTCAGAAGTGAGCAGTGAAGATTATGAACAGCCTTTTGTCTGTCAAGCTTCCAATGCCTTTGGGGAAGTTGCATCCTATATTATATTAAAACGCAGAG TTCTTGACATACGAAGATGGCTGACTGGAGGGCTTGTCTCTTTGTTAATTTTAACGTTTGTTACTTTAATAATCTACAAGATTTTCAAGATTGATTTGGTGCTTTGGTACCGTAGTTCTGTCTGTGCCCTTACAAGTAAGGAAG aTGGGAAAATCTATGATGCATATGTCCTGCACACAAAAAGCAGTGAGGGCAGAAGTATGTGTTGTCTGGAAACCTTTGTTTGTAGGATGCTCCCAGATGTTTTAGAAGAACAGTGTGGATATAACCTTTTCATATTAGGAAGGGATGATTTACCAGGAGAAG CTGTGGTCAGTGTTGCTGATGAAGCCCTTAAACAAAGCAGAAGACTGATGATTATTCTGGGATCAGAGACATCTAGGTGCTGCCTGTTAGAAGACACCTCTGAGCAACAACTAGCTATGTATAATGCTCTCATCCGTGATGGAATTCAAGTGATTCTTATAGAAATGGGTGAAATACAGGACTACACAAGCATGCCAGAATCAATCAGATACATTAAGCAAAAACATGGAGCTATTCAATGGAAGGGGGACTTCTCAGAGAAATCTTATTCAGCAAACACAAGATTCTGGAAAAATGTGCGCTATCAAATGCCATCCAGGAAAAAGGTACCTTATTCTGAAGTGCATTTGTTGCCCCTAACTTCAAACAGTTCTGCAACACAGGGAAGTTAA
- the LOC136357962 gene encoding interleukin-1 receptor type 1-like isoform X1, with protein MEKTSGLQQNMTSIFLLIGHLIVLIPVFSAAEKCVICDYFVLVGEPIAITCPIITLPVLHSDYNLTWYKNGSATPVTTERDARIHQREGMLWFIPAMLEDSGLYECNVRSLNHSNKKTINLTVFKNNNGLCFNGKMKFEQKVMNTNTGKIICPDLEQFKDEDNNQPEVHWYKECKPGFLEDKRLLLAEGENAVLIRNVTVQDRGNYTCRMVYTYMGKQYNVSRTISLEVKEKPLQMQPEFIYPRNNTIEVELGSHVVMECNISSGINGLIPFWQVNDDDVDIFDKTYREQFYEEGLPHGLAVSGTKFNISKVKVKDYAYKFFCHFMYGSQQFTAYIKLEYPARNIQGYLIGGGVSLVFLVFFTLFIYKIFKIDIVLCYRDSCHPFLGKNVSDEKIYDAYVLYPKNRESCLYSSDIFALKILPEVLERQCGYNLFILGRDDLPGEAVISVADEKLRQSRRVIIVLVPEPSCYSILENESEKQLAMHSALIQDGIKVILIELEKIQDYATMPESIRYIKQKHGAIRWKGDFSERSHSASTRFWKKVRYHMPSRKSGSLSGLHLLTKDLNLP; from the exons ATGGAAAAAACTTCCGGTTTGCAGCAAAATATGACATCTATATTTTTGCTCATTGGTCATCTCATTGTACTGATACCTGTCTTCAGTGCTG cagaaaagtGTGTTATTTGTGATTACTTTGTGCTTGTTGGAGAGCCTATAGCTATTACTTGCCCAATAATTACATTGCCAGTGCTTCACTCTGATTACAATTTGACGTGGTATAAAAATGGTAGTGCTACACCAGTGACCACAGAGAGAGATGCCAGGATCCACCAGCGAGAGGGCATGCTTTGGTTTATTCCTGCAATGCTGGAAGATTCTGGACTTTATGAATGCAATGTAAG GAGCCTTAACCACTCTAACAAAAAAACTATAAACTTAACAGTTTTTAAGAACAATAATGGTTTgtgttttaatggaaaaatgaagtttgaaCAAAAAGTGATGAACACGAATACTGGAAAAATTATATGTCCTGATCTAGAACAATTTAAAGATGAAGACAATAATCAGCCTGAAGTGCATTGGTATAAG GAGTGTAAACCTGGATTTCTTGAAGACAAGCGACTTCTTTTGGCAGAGGGTGAAAATGCTGTCTTGATTCGTAATGTAACTGTGCAAGACAGAGGGAACTACACGTGCCGTATGGTATACACCTATATGGGAAAGCAATATAATGTTTCAAGAACCATAAGTCTGGAGGTTAAAG AAAAACCACTGCAGATGCAACCAGAGTTTATTTATCCAAGGAACAATACAATTGAAGTAGAACTTG GCTCTCATGTAGTTATGGAATGTAACATATCAAGTGGCATAAATGGCTTGATTCCATTCTGGCAAGTTAATGATGATGATGTTGATATCTTTGATAAAACCTACAGGGAACAGTTTTATGA AGAAGGGTTGCCTCATGGACTTGCTGTATCTGGAACAAAATTTAACATTTCAAAAGTGAAAGTAAAGGACTATGCTTATAAATTCTTCTGCCACTTCATGTATGGTTCTCAACAATTTACAGCCTACATCAAATTGGAATACCCAG CTCGAAACATCCAGGGATACTTAATTGGAGGAGGTGTTTCCTTggtatttttagtattttttacCCTCTTTATCTACAAGATCTTCAAAATTGATATTGTGCTGTGTTATCGGGACTCCTGCCAtcctttcctggggaaaaacg TTTCAGATGAGAAGATCTATGATGCTTATGTTCTGTATCCAAAGAACAGAGAAAGCTGCTTGTATTCATCAGATATTTTTGCTCTGAAGATACTGCCTGAGGTCTTAGAAAGACAGTGTGGATATAACCTCTTCATACTTGGGAGAGATGATTTACCAGGAGAAG CTGTGATAAGCGTGGCTGATGAAAAACTACGTCAAAGTAGGAGAGTGATAATTGTTTTAGTACCAGAGCCCTCCTGTTACAGCATTCTGGAAAATGAGTCTGAAAAGCAGCTAGCCATGCATAGTGCTCTTATCCAAGATGGAATTAAAGTAATTCTCATTGAACTTGAAAAAATACAAGATTATGCAACCATGCCAGAATCCATCAGATATATTAAGCAAAAGCATGGGGCTATCCGATGGAAAGGGGACTTCTCAGAAAGGTCCCACTCAGCAAGTACCAGATTCTGGAAGAAAGTGCGCTACCACATGCCATCCAGAAAAAGTGGCTCTTTATCAGGATTGCATTTGTTAACAAAAGACTTGAATTTGCCTTAA